From Delphinus delphis chromosome X, mDelDel1.2, whole genome shotgun sequence, a single genomic window includes:
- the AGTR2 gene encoding type-2 angiotensin II receptor, whose protein sequence is MKDNFTLATISKNITSSLHVGLVNISGNESTFNCSHKPSDKHLDAIPILYYIIFVVGFLVNTIVVTLFCCQKGPKKVSSIYIFNLAVADLLLLATLPLWATYYSYRYDWLFGPVMCKVFGSFLTLNMFASIFFITCMSVDRYQSVIYPFLSQRRNPWQASYIVPLVWCMACLSSLPTFYFRDVRTIEYLGVNACIMAFPPEKYAQWSAGIALMKNILGFIIPLIFIATCYFGIRKHLLKTNSYGKNRITRDQVLKMAAAVVLAFIICWLPFHVLTFLDALAWMGVINSCEVIAVIDLALPFAILLGFTNSCINPFLYCFVGNRFQQKLRRVFRVPITWLQGKRESVSCRKSSSLREMETFVS, encoded by the coding sequence ATGAAGGACAACTTCACCCTTGCCACCATCAGCAAAAACATTACCAGCAGTCTTCACGTCGGACTTGTGAACATTTCTGGCAATGAGTCTACCTTTAACTGCTCCCATAAGCCATCAGATAAGCATTTAGATGCAATTCCTATTCTCTACTACATTATTTTTGTGGTTGGATTTCTTGTCAATACTATCGTGGTTACACTGTTTTGTTGTCAAAAGGGTCCTAAAAAGGTTTCCAGCATTTACATCTTCAACCTGGCTGTGGCTGACTTACTGCTTTTGGCTACTCTTCCTCTCTGGGCAACCTATTATTCTTACAGATATGACTGGCTCTTTGGACCTGTAATGTGTAAAGTTTTTGGTTCTTTCCTGACCCTGAACATGTTTGCAAGCATTTTTTTTATCACGTGCATGAGTGTTGATAGGTACCAATCTGTCATCTACCCCTTTCTGTCTCAAAGAAGAAATCCCTGGCAAGCATCTTATATAGTTCCACTTGTTTGGTGTATGGCCTGTCTGTCCTCATTGCCAACATTTTACTTCCGAGATGTCAGAACAATTGAATATTTAGGAGTGAATGCTTGCATTATGGCTTTCCCACCTGAGAAGTATGCCCAATGGTCAGCTGGGATTGCCTTAATGAAAAATATCCTTGGTTTTATTATCCCtttaatattcatagcaacatgcTATTTTGGAATCAGAAAACACCTACTGAAGACCAATAGCTATGGGAAGAACAGAATAACTCGTGACCAAGTCCTGAAGATGGCAGCTGCTGTTGTTCTGGCGTTCATCATCTGTTGGCTTCCCTTCCATGTTCTGACCTTCCTGGATGCTCTGGCCTGGATGGGTGTCATTAATAGCTGTGAAGTTATAGCAGTCATTGACCTGGCACTTCCTTTTGCCATCCTCCTGGGATTCACCAACAGCTGCATTAATccctttttgtattgttttgttggAAACCGGTTCCAACAGAAGCTCCGCCGTGTGTTTAGGGTTCCGATTACTTGGCTCCAAGGCAAGAGAGAGAGTGTGTCATGCCGAAAAAGTAGTTCCCTTAGAGAAATGGAGACCTTTGTGTCTTAA